The nucleotide sequence CCGGCCGAACTGGCCGACGCACTGCCCTACCTGATGGGCTTTCATCCGACCGACTCGGTGGTCCTCGTCGCCCTGCACGGGGAGCACGGCCGCTTCGGCGGCCGGCTCAGGCTCGGGATTCCGGCCGCGCCGGACGAGTGGCTGCCGGTGGCCGATCAGCTCGCCGACTGTCTGGTGGAGGGGAGTGAGCGGCGGGGGGAGCGGCCCGACGGGATCATCGCGTTCCTCTGCCAGGACCCGGCCGACGGCCGGACGGGCCGGCAGGTCATGGAGCGGTTGCGCCCGCTCGCCCAGCGGCTGCGCACCGCGTGCGGCGCGCTCGACGTGCCCGTGCACGAGGTGCTGTGTATTTCCGGGGGCCGCTTCTGGTCGTACTGCTGTCCTGATGTCCGCTGCTGTCCGCCGGAAGGCAAGGAGCTGGTGCTGCCCGGCACCTCGGTGATGGCGGCCGCCGCCGCGTACGCGGGCATTCAGGTGCGCGGATCGCTGAAGGAGATGGAGGCGCGCCTGCGGCCCTGGTGCACCCCGGCGGTCGACGATCAGCTCCGGGCCCTGGACGACGCGGGGGCCGCGCTCGTCCCGAGGATTCTGGGCGCGGGGAACAGGCAGCAGGTCGGCAGGGAGACCTTGCGGATGGCGCGCGCCCTCATGACGCGGCTCGGCGGGACGTCGGTCGCCGACCGCTCGGCGGTCGAGGCGGACGCGGCGGACGACGGGCTGATCAGCCACGCCGAAGCGGCCCAGGTCATCCTCGGCCTCCAGGACCGCGAGACCCGCGACCGCGCCGCCGAATGGATGGAAGGTCCGGAGGCGCAATCCGCGCTGCGGCTCTGGCGCGCGCTGGCCCGCCGCTGCGTCGGGGCGTACGCGGAACACGCCGCGGCTCCGCTCACCCTGGCCGGCTGGGTCGCCTGGTCCACGGGTGACGAGCCGGCGGCCCGGGTCGCGCTGGGGCTCGCCCTGCGGACCGATCCCCGGTACGTCTTCGCGCAACTGCTCCATCAGGCGTGCAACGAGGGCCTTGATCCCGAGGCGCTGCGCGCGTGTCTGCGGGAGGAGCGCGGCTCGCGTGCCACGGCCGCTTCGCGGAAGGCGGGCAGCCGGCCGCGACCCCGTCCCACGGGCCGGACGCCACGGCCCGGCGCCCTGCCGCCGGCGGCCAGGCGGCCGGGTACGACGGCCGCGCGCGACCGTGCGAGCGGGCGCAGCGGGCAGCGCGGGACGAGGAGCGGGCGATGACAGCCGTGACCCGGCCCCCCGAAACCGCGTTCATCGGGGTGGCGGAGTCGTACGAGCCGCGCCGCCGGTCACCCGGCGGCTCACCGGAGCGCACAGAAGGCACAGCTGACCCCAGATGGCTCTCACCGTCCCTCCCACCAGAACCGGACCCTCCCGCGCCGCGCCCCCGGGTGAACTGCCGGCGGCACACCGGGCCCTGCTGTGCGTCGCGCTGCCGTGCCTCGCGGTCTCGGCCGAGCACGGCCAGCTCACCGGCATCGGTCTTGACGGTTTCTAC is from Streptomyces sp. NBC_00370 and encodes:
- a CDS encoding DUF4192 domain-containing protein; the encoded protein is MNKHSAQTGPSDEQQITLRSPAELADALPYLMGFHPTDSVVLVALHGEHGRFGGRLRLGIPAAPDEWLPVADQLADCLVEGSERRGERPDGIIAFLCQDPADGRTGRQVMERLRPLAQRLRTACGALDVPVHEVLCISGGRFWSYCCPDVRCCPPEGKELVLPGTSVMAAAAAYAGIQVRGSLKEMEARLRPWCTPAVDDQLRALDDAGAALVPRILGAGNRQQVGRETLRMARALMTRLGGTSVADRSAVEADAADDGLISHAEAAQVILGLQDRETRDRAAEWMEGPEAQSALRLWRALARRCVGAYAEHAAAPLTLAGWVAWSTGDEPAARVALGLALRTDPRYVFAQLLHQACNEGLDPEALRACLREERGSRATAASRKAGSRPRPRPTGRTPRPGALPPAARRPGTTAARDRASGRSGQRGTRSGR